The DNA region CCAGAGGGTCTTTCGCGCGAAATGGGTTCGTTTCGTCATTTTTTATTTCGCCAAATGTCGTTGTCGCGCCTGCAAGGTGAAGTACGCCAACGCGTAACGAGAACGGAGCGGTACGCTCGCGGCGTGACACCATGCGTGAATGTTGATGGCCGATATAGGGTTGCGGCGCAAGTGCTGGTGTGAAACTGGGGACGAGGGCGGTGATGCAAGTCATGGCTTGAACTCCTATATGTAGCGGGAGGAGATCGTGAACAGCGGGGAATTGGTTGGAAAATTGGAGGGTGAGTGGGGAGCGTATGTTCAAGTGCCGTTTCTGTTGTCGTGACGGCGCCACGTGATCGAAGGTGGAAACGGAGTAGCTGGGGACTCAGACGTTGTCTGGGCTACGGTTGCTTGCGAATCGGTTTGTGTCACGCCACAAATAAACGCGGAACCAGGACAGGTTTGGCGCTTCGGCAACGGGCAAGTAGTTAGAAACCTGCCGCGGAGCGGTGGGGCACCCCGCGATTGCATCCGATCCATACCCGCTCATGGCGTATTCCGACGTCGACGGCGATCTTGTCCCGGACAATGTTGACAATTGTCCGAGTGTGTCCAATCCCGGGCAACTGGATGCCGATTTCGACGGTCGCGGCGACGCCTGCTGCTGCCTCGGAACGACCGGTAATGTCGACGGCGACCCCGGTGACGTCATTGACATTTCTGATCTCTCGGCAATGGTGGACTATCTGTTTTTTGGTGGGGGCATTTCGAATTGCTTTGAGGAAAATGACGCGGACCGTTCCCTCGCGGTGGACATATCGGACCTTCAGTTGTTGATCGACTTTTTGTTTTTCGGGGCGGCGCTGCCGAGCTGTCCGTGAGTTAGAACAGGCATGACGATGTCGGGTTTCTTGGTCGAACCTCGGAACCACGACCTTGTATGCTTCATCCGGTCTTGATTAAACTGAGAGCGGACCGGAATGACAAAGGCGATGTCGGGTCACACCGAATGTCTGGCGACAATCGGCATGCCCTGACACAACAGTGCCCCCCCCTTGCATTTCCCCCACCACTTCCATGCTGATTGTAGCTCCGACCCGTATGTAGGAGCATGAGATTTGTCAATGCTCAGGAGATGTCGCGCCATGGTGTTTTCGCCGCAACTGTATATCAGCAATCGACATTCACGAA from Candidatus Zixiibacteriota bacterium includes:
- a CDS encoding thrombospondin type 3 repeat-containing protein — encoded protein: MAYSDVDGDLVPDNVDNCPSVSNPGQLDADFDGRGDACCCLGTTGNVDGDPGDVIDISDLSAMVDYLFFGGGISNCFEENDADRSLAVDISDLQLLIDFLFFGAALPSCP